The Xanthomonas sp. CFBP 8443 genome has a window encoding:
- a CDS encoding AarF/UbiB family protein: MSATPDAADTSHVVGGLSRRTQILRLLLRYRSSGVFSGMDVEAADAEHALPPEGTPEQFVTDLEALGPTFVKLGQMLSTRPDVVPPEFATALERMQENTAPIPVERIREIVEAELGVPVNKAFSAFDDTPLGTASLAQVHRAALRDGTPVAIKVQKPEVAAQVRSDLEVLKSFASAADKLTGLGRRIRFADWLAEFGKALLAELNYEAEAENLARFGEHLKPFPQLWVPQPIWDLSSRKVLTMQLAEGVRVDKISGLRRTEQPMDDLAAALVRGYLDQMFVHGEIHADPHPGNLRVLSDGRLAIFDLGMVAHVPPKLRERLLKLLFAAVDGRGEEVAEETIALSTRLEDFDEDHYQRETGQMIARYAAHDATSEGRVVLDLVRIATAYGLRTPPELSLLGKTLLNLEAVCRALSPNLDTRSVVEDQLQHVMRARLKKSLSAANLASEAMEMQALLREGPRKLSDILSLAADNRLQVRVAGLEESRLMESLQKIANRVAAGVVTAALILASAQMMRIDTGSKLFGYPTIAMVLFLLGVALGLGIVISAVLFDRRAHAREERGRR; encoded by the coding sequence TTGAGCGCGACGCCCGACGCTGCGGACACCTCGCACGTAGTCGGCGGCCTCAGCCGCCGCACCCAGATCCTGCGCCTGCTGCTGCGCTACCGCAGCTCGGGCGTGTTTTCCGGCATGGACGTGGAGGCCGCCGACGCCGAGCACGCGCTGCCGCCGGAAGGCACGCCCGAGCAGTTCGTTACCGACCTGGAGGCGCTGGGCCCGACCTTCGTCAAGCTCGGGCAGATGCTGTCCACGCGTCCGGACGTGGTGCCGCCGGAATTCGCCACCGCGCTGGAGCGGATGCAGGAAAACACCGCGCCGATCCCGGTGGAGCGCATCCGCGAGATCGTCGAGGCCGAACTCGGCGTGCCGGTCAACAAGGCCTTCTCCGCGTTCGACGACACCCCGCTGGGCACCGCCTCGCTGGCCCAGGTGCACCGCGCCGCGTTGCGCGACGGCACGCCGGTGGCGATCAAGGTGCAAAAGCCCGAAGTGGCCGCGCAGGTACGCTCTGACCTGGAGGTGCTCAAGAGCTTCGCCAGCGCCGCCGACAAGCTGACCGGGCTGGGCCGGCGCATCCGCTTCGCCGACTGGCTGGCCGAGTTCGGCAAGGCGCTGCTGGCCGAACTGAACTACGAGGCCGAAGCGGAGAACCTGGCGCGCTTCGGCGAGCATCTCAAGCCGTTCCCGCAGCTGTGGGTGCCGCAGCCGATCTGGGACCTGAGCAGCCGCAAGGTGCTGACCATGCAGCTGGCCGAAGGCGTGCGCGTGGACAAGATCTCCGGGCTGCGCCGCACCGAACAGCCGATGGACGACCTGGCCGCGGCGCTGGTGCGCGGCTACCTGGACCAGATGTTCGTGCACGGCGAGATCCACGCCGATCCGCACCCGGGCAACCTGCGCGTGCTGAGCGACGGGCGCCTGGCGATCTTCGACCTGGGCATGGTCGCGCACGTGCCGCCGAAGCTGCGCGAGCGCCTGCTCAAGCTGCTGTTCGCCGCGGTCGATGGCCGCGGCGAGGAAGTGGCCGAGGAGACCATCGCGCTGAGCACGCGCCTGGAGGATTTCGACGAGGACCACTACCAGCGCGAGACCGGGCAGATGATCGCGCGCTATGCCGCGCACGACGCCACTTCCGAAGGCCGCGTGGTGCTGGACCTGGTGCGCATCGCCACCGCCTACGGGCTGCGCACGCCGCCGGAACTGAGCCTGCTCGGCAAGACCCTGCTGAACCTGGAAGCGGTGTGCCGCGCGCTGTCGCCCAACCTGGACACGCGCAGCGTGGTCGAGGACCAGCTGCAGCACGTGATGCGCGCGCGGCTGAAGAAGTCGCTGTCGGCGGCGAACCTGGCCAGCGAAGCGATGGAAATGCAGGCGCTGCTGCGCGAAGGCCCGCGCAAGCTGTCGGACATCCTGTCGCTGGCCGCCGACAACCGCCTGCAGGTGCGCGTGGCCGGGCTGGAGGAATCGCGGCTGATGGAGAGCCTGCAGAAGATCGCCAACCGCGTCGCCGCCGGCGTGGTCACCGCCGCGCTGATCCTGGCCTCGGCGCAGATGATGCGCATCGACACCGGCAGCAAGCTGTTCGGCTACCCGACGATCGCGATGGTGCTGTTCCTGCTGGGCGTGGCGTTGGGCCTGGGTATCGTGATCAGCGCGGTGCTGTTCGACCGGCGCGCGCATGCGCGCGAGGAGCGCGGGCGGCGTTAG
- a CDS encoding dihydroxyacetone kinase subunit DhaK: MDQFLTAPRAIVDDVLDAVAALQPLLRSDPASGARIVLQAERDPAQVAVLSGGGAGHEPAHAGFVGPGMLSGAIAGDLFASPGVEAVLAAIRACADAPGVLLVIKNYTGDRLNFGLAAERARAEGIDVASVLVADDIALPDAAQPRGIAGTVLVHKYVGHLAREGVPLAELAQRGQAFADRLLSLGMALSSCTVPGQHTGRRAPELGLGIHNEPGTRKVQPASVEEALALVLDPLLEQADARYGADAPLLLMLNDLGGCSTQELGVLTRLALQRIGVARIALMTVPAALMTSMDMHGFSITLAPADADALAALQAPVQTLGWPGVRVPHAPAHFAPALLRSDAHRHGARDAQRGAALARVAHALIAAQAELDALDAQTGDGDAGSTFAAGARALQQALDEDALATGEAAPLAHGLAATIERSMGGSSGVLLSILFTTAATELEAGRGWVPALQAGVARMQHYGGAQPGDRTMLDALLPALEALARGGSADDAARAARTGADATAQLDRARAGRSAAVPADALRGVVDPGADAVARAFAAWGP; the protein is encoded by the coding sequence ATGGACCAGTTCCTCACCGCCCCCCGTGCCATCGTCGACGACGTGCTCGACGCCGTCGCCGCGCTGCAGCCGCTGCTGCGCTCGGACCCGGCCAGCGGCGCGCGCATCGTGCTGCAGGCCGAGCGCGACCCGGCGCAGGTCGCGGTGCTGTCCGGCGGCGGCGCCGGCCATGAGCCGGCGCATGCCGGCTTCGTCGGCCCCGGCATGCTCAGCGGCGCCATCGCCGGCGACCTGTTCGCCTCGCCGGGCGTGGAAGCGGTGCTGGCCGCGATCCGCGCCTGCGCCGACGCGCCCGGGGTGCTGCTGGTGATCAAGAACTACACCGGCGACCGGCTCAACTTCGGCCTGGCCGCCGAGCGCGCCCGCGCCGAAGGCATCGACGTGGCCAGCGTGCTGGTCGCCGACGACATCGCCCTGCCCGACGCCGCACAGCCGCGCGGCATCGCCGGCACCGTGCTGGTGCACAAGTACGTCGGCCACCTGGCCCGCGAAGGCGTGCCGCTGGCCGAACTGGCGCAGCGCGGCCAGGCCTTCGCCGACCGCCTGCTGTCGCTGGGCATGGCCCTGTCCAGCTGCACCGTGCCGGGCCAGCACACTGGCCGCCGCGCGCCGGAGCTGGGCCTGGGCATCCACAACGAGCCGGGCACGCGCAAGGTGCAGCCGGCCTCGGTCGAGGAAGCGCTGGCGCTGGTGCTGGACCCTTTGCTCGAACAGGCCGACGCGCGCTACGGCGCCGACGCGCCGCTGCTGCTGATGCTCAACGATCTGGGCGGCTGCTCCACCCAGGAACTGGGCGTGCTGACCCGGCTGGCGCTGCAGCGCATCGGCGTGGCGCGGATCGCCTTGATGACCGTGCCTGCCGCGCTGATGACCTCGATGGACATGCACGGCTTCTCGATCACCCTGGCGCCGGCCGACGCCGACGCGCTCGCCGCGCTCCAGGCGCCGGTGCAGACCCTGGGCTGGCCCGGCGTGCGCGTGCCGCACGCGCCTGCCCACTTCGCCCCGGCGCTGCTGCGCAGCGACGCGCACCGGCACGGCGCCCGCGATGCGCAACGCGGCGCGGCGCTGGCCCGGGTCGCGCATGCGCTGATCGCTGCGCAGGCGGAACTGGACGCGCTGGATGCGCAGACCGGCGACGGCGATGCCGGCAGCACCTTCGCCGCCGGCGCCCGCGCGCTGCAGCAGGCGCTGGACGAGGACGCGCTGGCCACCGGCGAGGCCGCGCCGCTGGCGCACGGCCTGGCGGCGACGATCGAACGCAGCATGGGCGGCTCCAGCGGCGTGCTGCTGTCGATCCTGTTCACCACCGCCGCCACCGAGCTGGAAGCCGGACGCGGCTGGGTGCCGGCATTGCAGGCCGGCGTGGCGCGCATGCAGCACTACGGCGGCGCACAGCCGGGCGATCGCACCATGCTCGACGCGCTGCTGCCGGCACTGGAGGCGCTGGCACGCGGCGGCAGCGCCGACGACGCGGCACGTGCGGCACGCACCGGCGCCGATGCCACCGCGCAACTGGATCGAGCTCGCGCCGGCCGCTCGGCGGCGGTGCCGGCGGACGCGCTGCGCGGCGTGGTCGATCCCGGCGCCGACGCGGTGGCGCGCGCCTTCGCGGCGTGGGGCCCGTAG
- a CDS encoding DUF808 domain-containing protein — translation MAGASLFTLLDDIATLLDDVSILTKVAAKKTAGVLGDDLALNAQQVTGVNADRELPVVWAVAKGSLLNKAILVPAALAISVWLPWAITPLMMIGGAFLCFEGVEKLAHRFLHSKEEDAQHHAQQLQALADEKVDVVALEKDKIKGAIRTDFILSAEIIVLSLGVVANVPFVQQVSVLVAIALAMTVGVYGLVAGIVKLDDLGLYLTRKGAAAAAIGRGILWLAPWLMRVLSIAGTAAMFLVGGGILVHSIGPLHHAIEGIAPPGAWGSLVVNLGNALVGIVAGAVVLGAVLLFQKLRKGRE, via the coding sequence ATGGCCGGCGCCAGCCTGTTCACCCTGCTCGACGACATCGCCACGTTGCTGGACGACGTGTCCATCCTGACCAAGGTGGCGGCGAAGAAGACCGCTGGCGTGCTCGGCGACGACCTGGCGCTGAACGCGCAACAGGTCACCGGGGTCAACGCCGACCGCGAGCTGCCGGTGGTGTGGGCGGTGGCCAAGGGCTCGCTGCTCAACAAGGCGATCCTGGTGCCGGCGGCGCTGGCGATCAGCGTATGGCTGCCGTGGGCGATCACCCCGCTGATGATGATCGGCGGCGCGTTCCTGTGCTTCGAGGGCGTGGAGAAGCTGGCGCACCGCTTCCTGCATTCCAAGGAAGAGGACGCGCAGCACCACGCGCAGCAGCTGCAGGCGCTGGCCGACGAGAAGGTGGACGTGGTCGCGCTGGAGAAGGACAAGATCAAGGGCGCGATCCGCACCGACTTCATCCTCTCGGCGGAGATCATCGTGCTGTCGCTGGGCGTGGTCGCCAACGTGCCGTTCGTGCAGCAGGTGTCGGTGCTGGTGGCGATCGCGCTGGCGATGACGGTCGGCGTGTACGGCCTGGTCGCCGGCATCGTCAAGCTCGACGACCTGGGCCTGTATCTGACCCGCAAGGGCGCCGCCGCCGCGGCGATCGGCCGCGGCATCCTGTGGCTGGCGCCGTGGCTGATGCGGGTGCTGTCGATCGCCGGCACCGCGGCGATGTTCCTGGTCGGCGGCGGCATCCTGGTGCACAGCATCGGCCCGCTGCACCACGCCATCGAAGGCATCGCCCCGCCGGGCGCCTGGGGCAGCCTGGTCGTCAACCTGGGCAATGCGCTGGTCGGCATCGTGGCCGGGGCGGTGGTGCTGGGGGCGGTGTTGTTGTTTCAGAAGCTGCGGAAAGGCCGGGAGTAG
- a CDS encoding GGDEF domain-containing protein, producing the protein MPDQRDEPPAGGLRKLLSPRRRAPAAASAVAPHGHAPAPADAQGSDPAAATAALIQLFNRAQEPLDLLGAFADGMAGLHGELGDMGRRLQSAAGSGDWPSYGRALRQLIDKYIRTIDVGDPLAGPSDTERLRDLLRQAVAGALASLLHNLPELANESEATGEALRQWRPGQPLEPLAQRVRELCHQVALRASDSQEQQTLLLGLFDLLLENVGELLDDTSWLQGQIAVVRDLISGPLDRYSIEEARGSLREVTYKQGLLKQGIAESKEAMKDMMVSFVENLDGMAISTSEFHDRIADYSQTIRDARSIGDLNRLLQEVLQDTGHVQQQALRARDHLIAARQEVDAAEQRILRLEQELQDVSGLVRVDQLTGALNRRGLEELFARELVRTERGEQPLCVAMLDLDNFRKLNEIYGHPGGDAALRHVVEVARTTLRGSDAIARFGGEEFLLLMPDCTIFEAAAAVTRVQRALAQRAVVHEDQRVFVSFSAGVALRRTGETQDVVVKRADRALYEAKKAGKNRVVSAD; encoded by the coding sequence ATGCCGGATCAACGCGACGAGCCGCCTGCCGGCGGCCTGCGCAAGCTGTTGTCGCCGCGCCGCCGCGCGCCGGCGGCCGCCTCGGCGGTGGCGCCGCACGGCCATGCGCCCGCGCCGGCAGATGCGCAGGGGAGCGATCCGGCCGCGGCCACCGCGGCGCTGATCCAGCTGTTCAACCGCGCCCAAGAGCCGCTGGACCTGCTCGGTGCCTTCGCCGACGGCATGGCCGGCCTGCACGGCGAACTCGGCGACATGGGCCGCCGCCTGCAGTCGGCAGCCGGCAGCGGCGACTGGCCCAGCTACGGCCGCGCGCTGCGCCAGCTGATAGACAAGTACATCCGCACCATCGACGTCGGCGATCCGCTGGCCGGCCCCAGCGACACCGAACGCCTGCGCGACCTGCTGCGCCAGGCCGTGGCCGGCGCGCTGGCCTCGCTGCTGCACAACCTGCCCGAGCTGGCCAACGAATCGGAGGCCACCGGCGAGGCGTTGCGACAGTGGCGGCCGGGCCAGCCGCTGGAACCCCTGGCGCAGCGCGTGCGCGAGCTGTGCCACCAGGTCGCGCTGCGCGCCAGCGACAGCCAGGAGCAGCAGACCCTGCTGCTGGGCCTGTTCGACCTGCTGCTGGAGAACGTCGGCGAACTGCTCGACGACACCAGTTGGCTGCAGGGCCAGATCGCGGTGGTACGCGACCTGATCAGCGGCCCGCTGGACCGCTATTCGATCGAGGAAGCGCGCGGCAGCCTGCGCGAGGTGACCTACAAGCAGGGCCTGCTGAAGCAGGGCATCGCCGAATCCAAGGAGGCGATGAAGGACATGATGGTGTCCTTCGTCGAGAACCTGGACGGCATGGCGATCAGCACCAGCGAATTCCACGACCGCATCGCCGACTATTCGCAGACCATCCGCGACGCGCGCAGCATCGGCGACCTCAACCGGTTGCTGCAGGAAGTGCTGCAGGACACCGGCCACGTGCAGCAGCAGGCGCTGCGCGCGCGCGACCACCTGATCGCCGCGCGCCAGGAAGTGGACGCGGCCGAGCAGCGCATCCTGCGCCTGGAGCAGGAGCTGCAGGACGTCAGCGGGCTGGTGCGGGTCGACCAGCTCACCGGCGCGCTCAACCGCCGCGGCCTGGAGGAACTGTTCGCGCGCGAGCTGGTGCGCACCGAGCGCGGCGAGCAGCCGCTGTGCGTGGCGATGCTGGACCTGGACAACTTCCGCAAGCTCAACGAGATCTACGGCCATCCCGGCGGCGACGCCGCACTGCGCCACGTGGTCGAGGTGGCCCGCACCACGCTGCGCGGCAGCGACGCGATCGCCCGGTTCGGCGGCGAGGAATTCCTGCTGCTGATGCCCGACTGCACCATCTTCGAAGCCGCCGCCGCGGTGACCCGGGTGCAACGCGCCCTGGCCCAGCGCGCGGTGGTGCACGAGGACCAGCGCGTGTTCGTCAGCTTCAGCGCCGGCGTCGCGCTGCGCCGCACCGGCGAGACCCAGGACGTGGTGGTCAAGCGCGCCGACCGCGCCCTGTACGAAGCCAAGAAGGCGGGCAAGAACCGGGTGGTTTCGGCGGATTAG
- a CDS encoding carbohydrate kinase, translating to MFVVCGEALYDIFIDGYAGTSVGMTARQGGSPFNVAIGLARLGTPSALFTGLSTDPLGRQLRGTLEREGVALDHCIDKAEATTLVMVALDAQGVPNYSFYGTGCADRALTAADLPALDAAVGGLHFGSYTLVAETTASTFQTLAERERTQRLISLDPNVRPTVEPDMAVWRARLDRWIALAHVVKVSQEDIELLYPRQDPFAIARSWLQQGPSLVVMTLGSDGAVAWSGDAEARVAGRAVQVADTVGAGDSFQAALLHQLPDLAALAALGTSAHALQRLLTFCVAAAAINCTRAGANPPSLDEVRAAL from the coding sequence ATGTTCGTGGTGTGTGGAGAGGCCTTGTACGACATCTTCATCGACGGCTACGCCGGCACCTCGGTCGGCATGACCGCGCGCCAGGGCGGGTCGCCGTTCAACGTGGCGATCGGCCTGGCCCGCCTCGGCACGCCGTCGGCGCTGTTCACCGGCCTGTCCACCGACCCGCTCGGCCGCCAGTTGCGCGGCACCCTGGAACGCGAGGGCGTGGCGCTGGACCACTGCATCGACAAGGCCGAGGCGACCACCCTGGTGATGGTCGCGCTGGACGCGCAAGGCGTGCCCAACTATTCGTTCTACGGCACCGGCTGCGCCGACCGCGCGCTGACCGCGGCCGACCTGCCGGCGCTCGACGCCGCGGTCGGCGGCCTGCATTTCGGCTCCTACACGCTGGTCGCCGAGACCACCGCCAGCACCTTCCAGACCCTGGCCGAGCGCGAACGCACGCAGCGGCTGATCTCGCTGGATCCGAACGTGCGGCCGACGGTGGAACCGGACATGGCGGTATGGCGCGCGCGGCTGGATCGCTGGATCGCGCTGGCGCACGTGGTCAAGGTCAGCCAGGAGGACATCGAGCTGCTGTACCCGCGGCAGGATCCGTTCGCGATCGCGCGCAGCTGGCTGCAGCAGGGCCCGTCGCTGGTGGTGATGACCCTGGGCAGCGACGGCGCGGTGGCCTGGAGCGGCGATGCCGAGGCGCGCGTGGCCGGGCGCGCGGTGCAGGTGGCCGATACCGTCGGCGCCGGCGACAGCTTCCAGGCCGCGCTGCTGCACCAGTTGCCCGACCTGGCCGCGCTCGCCGCGCTGGGCACCTCGGCGCACGCGCTGCAGCGGCTGCTGACGTTCTGCGTGGCCGCCGCGGCGATCAACTGCACCCGCGCCGGCGCCAACCCGCCCAGCCTGGACGAGGTCCGCGCCGCGCTGTAG
- a CDS encoding NAD-dependent dehydratase — protein MKILVAGATGLVGLHVLAQLLAAPECSAVVAPTRRALDVVHAKLDNPLIDFEQLPAQAPWWQVDAAICALGTTMKQAGSRAAFRRVDYDYPLAIARLAQQHGATTFALNSALGAAPRSRFFYSRVKGELESELQALGFASLTLVRPGLIGGERAQPRGAERLAGTLLHALGPLLPRRYRVNPAARVAAALVEHALRPRVGVHVVGSEQLA, from the coding sequence ATGAAGATCCTGGTCGCCGGCGCCACCGGCCTGGTCGGCTTGCATGTGCTGGCGCAGTTGCTTGCCGCGCCGGAGTGCAGCGCGGTGGTCGCGCCGACCCGGCGCGCACTGGATGTCGTACACGCAAAGCTGGACAACCCGTTGATCGATTTCGAGCAATTGCCGGCGCAGGCGCCGTGGTGGCAGGTAGATGCGGCGATCTGCGCGCTGGGCACCACGATGAAGCAGGCCGGTTCGCGCGCCGCGTTCCGCCGCGTCGACTACGACTATCCATTGGCGATCGCGCGGCTGGCGCAACAGCACGGCGCCACCACGTTCGCGCTGAACTCGGCGCTGGGCGCCGCTCCGCGCTCGCGCTTCTTCTACAGCCGGGTCAAGGGCGAACTGGAAAGTGAGCTGCAGGCGCTGGGGTTCGCCTCGCTCACGCTGGTACGCCCCGGACTGATCGGCGGCGAGCGCGCGCAGCCGCGCGGCGCCGAGCGGCTGGCCGGCACGCTGCTGCACGCGCTGGGCCCGCTGCTGCCGCGGCGCTACCGGGTCAATCCCGCCGCGCGCGTCGCCGCCGCGCTGGTGGAGCACGCGTTGCGGCCGCGTGTCGGCGTCCACGTGGTCGGTTCGGAACAGCTGGCCTGA
- a CDS encoding carbohydrate porin, protein MNKNPCIALAALSAALCCAQAAAEDFDPAKTLTGDWGGARTRLVDSGVDLRLSYTGEFAHNNSGGSRDDTYAYADQFFLAGTFDLDKLWAWRGATFKVEVANRNGDSLNDTAGFPTLLAVQEIHGRGAVTRLSQFSLTQELFDDRLSIKLGRLYANGDFFSFSCKFQNLSFCGGLPGYVSNGWYVDPISQYGAVVAFKPNDAWRFKVGAYDVNPNNLDHDQGLKLRTDGDSQGTLMIAEIEYLPSFGDGLQGHYRVGGWRNSANYRNTVTASGLPSDVSGDATAVMDSESGYYATAEQALWRAPGGGTLRLFGNWVQADKDTDRIDQMLQLGAWLDAPFASRPYDRIGFAAGRTRVSERLGDAQRRYNAALPAGAAAVGVQEYEYPLELNYQYAITPALSLMPNLQYIRNANGIKDNNGVVGGLRVSLNF, encoded by the coding sequence ATGAACAAGAACCCATGCATCGCGCTGGCGGCGCTGTCGGCAGCGCTGTGCTGCGCACAGGCCGCCGCGGAGGATTTCGACCCGGCCAAGACCCTGACCGGCGACTGGGGCGGCGCGCGCACCCGGCTGGTCGACAGCGGCGTGGACCTGCGCCTGTCCTACACCGGCGAGTTCGCGCACAACAACTCCGGCGGCAGCCGCGACGACACCTACGCCTACGCCGACCAGTTCTTCCTGGCCGGCACCTTCGATCTGGACAAGCTGTGGGCCTGGCGCGGCGCGACCTTCAAGGTCGAAGTGGCCAACCGCAATGGCGACTCGCTCAACGACACGGCTGGTTTTCCGACCCTGCTGGCGGTGCAGGAGATCCACGGCCGCGGCGCGGTGACCCGCCTGAGCCAGTTCTCGCTGACCCAGGAACTGTTCGACGACCGCCTCAGCATCAAGCTCGGCCGCCTGTACGCTAACGGCGATTTCTTCTCGTTCTCCTGCAAGTTCCAGAACCTGAGTTTCTGCGGCGGCCTGCCCGGCTACGTCAGCAACGGCTGGTACGTCGACCCGATCAGCCAGTACGGCGCGGTGGTGGCGTTCAAGCCCAACGACGCCTGGCGCTTCAAGGTCGGCGCCTACGACGTCAACCCGAACAACCTGGACCACGACCAGGGCCTGAAACTGCGCACCGACGGCGACAGCCAGGGCACGCTGATGATTGCCGAGATCGAGTACCTGCCCAGCTTCGGCGACGGCCTGCAAGGCCACTACCGCGTCGGCGGCTGGCGCAACAGCGCCAACTACCGCAACACCGTCACCGCCAGCGGCCTGCCGTCGGACGTCAGCGGCGACGCCACCGCGGTGATGGACAGCGAAAGCGGCTACTACGCCACCGCCGAGCAGGCGCTGTGGCGCGCGCCCGGCGGCGGCACGCTGCGCCTGTTCGGCAACTGGGTGCAGGCCGACAAGGACACCGACCGCATCGACCAGATGCTGCAGCTGGGCGCATGGCTGGATGCGCCGTTCGCCTCGCGCCCGTACGACCGCATCGGCTTCGCCGCCGGCCGCACCCGCGTCAGCGAGCGCCTGGGCGATGCGCAGCGCCGCTACAACGCCGCGCTGCCGGCCGGCGCGGCGGCGGTGGGCGTGCAGGAATACGAATACCCGCTGGAACTGAACTACCAGTACGCCATCACCCCGGCGCTGTCGCTGATGCCCAACCTGCAGTACATCCGCAACGCCAACGGGATCAAGGACAACAACGGCGTGGTCGGCGGGCTGCGCGTGAGCTTGAACTTCTGA
- a CDS encoding SDR family NAD(P)-dependent oxidoreductase — protein sequence MTDPSTFAGYRVLVAGASRGIGLAIADAFAQQGAGVAICARNPAHLADAAEQLIRHGHPVSRLTCDLADPAQIQQWVAHAADALGGIDVMVNNASGYGHGDDDASWQAGFDIDLMAAVRCNRAALPALRASAHGCILNISSINGLRPTPRVPAYSAAKAALNYYTTTLAAELARERIRVNAIAPGSIEFPGGLWDQRRAQQPELYRRIRADIPFGSFGALEDVAHAALFLASPQARWITGQILAVDGGQSLGV from the coding sequence ATGACCGACCCCTCCACCTTCGCGGGCTACCGCGTGCTCGTCGCCGGCGCCAGCCGCGGCATCGGCCTGGCGATCGCCGACGCCTTCGCCCAGCAGGGTGCGGGCGTGGCGATCTGCGCGCGCAATCCCGCCCATCTGGCGGACGCGGCCGAGCAGCTGATACGCCACGGCCATCCGGTGTCGCGGCTGACCTGCGATCTGGCCGACCCGGCGCAGATCCAGCAGTGGGTGGCGCATGCGGCCGACGCGCTGGGCGGCATCGACGTGATGGTCAACAACGCCTCCGGCTACGGCCATGGCGACGACGACGCCAGCTGGCAGGCCGGATTCGACATCGACCTGATGGCGGCGGTGCGCTGCAATCGCGCCGCGTTGCCGGCGCTGCGCGCCAGCGCCCACGGCTGCATCCTCAACATCAGCTCGATCAACGGGCTGCGACCCACGCCGCGGGTGCCGGCGTATTCGGCGGCGAAAGCCGCGCTGAACTACTACACGACCACGCTGGCCGCCGAACTGGCGCGCGAGCGGATCCGGGTCAATGCGATCGCGCCCGGCTCGATCGAGTTCCCCGGCGGGCTGTGGGACCAGCGCCGCGCACAGCAGCCGGAGCTGTACCGGCGCATCCGCGCCGATATCCCATTCGGCAGCTTCGGCGCGCTCGAGGACGTCGCCCACGCCGCGCTGTTCCTGGCTTCGCCGCAGGCGCGCTGGATCACCGGCCAGATCCTGGCGGTGGACGGCGGGCAGTCGCTGGGCGTCTGA
- a CDS encoding DUF6172 family protein, whose protein sequence is MKKTYQLRIEGKHPDRLLDASKHDIRKYIRRERRKTLPAGADYWDFDTLFGADEASAAVVPPAELIRAIDALVATGATQFYVEIRSKPGKRTPRAQGDAVTDPFDD, encoded by the coding sequence GTGAAGAAGACTTACCAGCTCCGCATCGAAGGCAAGCACCCCGACCGCCTGCTCGACGCCAGCAAGCACGACATCCGCAAGTACATCCGCCGCGAACGCCGCAAGACCCTGCCGGCCGGCGCCGACTATTGGGACTTCGACACGCTGTTCGGCGCCGACGAGGCCAGCGCCGCGGTGGTCCCGCCGGCCGAGCTGATCCGCGCGATCGACGCGCTGGTGGCGACCGGCGCCACCCAGTTTTACGTCGAGATCCGCAGCAAGCCGGGCAAGCGCACGCCGCGGGCGCAGGGCGATGCCGTGACCGATCCGTTCGACGATTGA